A part of Synergistaceae bacterium DZ-S4 genomic DNA contains:
- a CDS encoding diacylglycerol kinase gives MKQWKNGNLISKTGYSLNGIWSAFKSEKAVRREFGALAFLVVLALWKGKDVKTVLAVFLAGLFPIVIELINTSCETMIDMLLGPIYREDVRHAKDMLSGAVLISLFCGYTAALILIFG, from the coding sequence ATGAAACAATGGAAGAACGGAAATCTGATAAGCAAGACCGGGTACTCTCTTAACGGCATATGGTCGGCATTCAAGTCTGAGAAAGCCGTCAGACGCGAGTTCGGCGCTCTGGCGTTTCTGGTGGTTCTGGCACTTTGGAAGGGCAAAGATGTCAAAACTGTTCTGGCCGTATTTCTGGCAGGCCTCTTTCCGATAGTGATCGAACTTATCAATACATCCTGCGAGACGATGATCGATATGCTCCTGGGCCCCATCTACAGGGAGGATGTCAGGCACGCGAAGGATATGCTGTCAGGCGCAGTTCTGATCAGTTTGTTTTGCGGTTACACCGCTGCATTAATTTTAATATTTGGGTGA
- a CDS encoding formate--tetrahydrofolate ligase, translating into MFSDIEIAQQAKLRPIHEIAEKAGIPDEYVIPYGSDKAKISLDFFNTLKDKKDGKLILVTATTPTAAGEGKTTVTIGLTQGLVKHGKKAMTCLREPSLGPCFGVKGGAAGGGYSQVLPMESINLHFTGDIHAIGTAHNLLSAMIDNHLQQGNQLNIDPRRIVWRRAMDMNDRALRNIVIGLGGTAHGVPRETGFDITVASEVMAIFCLADSLEDLKARLGKIVVAYTYDSKPVTAHDIKAEGAMTALLRDAINPNLVQTIEGVPAFVHGGPFANIAHGTNTVTATRMALKLSDYVVTEAGFASDLGAEKFMDIVSRYAGFNPHAVVIVTTVRALKLHGGAAKDQLKSENIEALKKGIPNLEAHIKNMKQFGVPVVVALNRFVDDTDEELRLVQEAALNLGARISLAEVWAKGGDGALDLAGQVLHMIDNEKNEYRPLYGLDMPLKEKIRTIATKVYGADDAVYEDKASKTLKELEDMGYGNLPVCMAKTQMSLSDDAAVKGRPTNFKITVREVRLSAGAGFIVAICGAMMTMPGLPKTPAAEKIDVDNQGRITGLF; encoded by the coding sequence ATGTTCTCAGATATCGAAATAGCACAGCAGGCGAAACTCAGACCGATCCATGAAATAGCCGAAAAAGCGGGTATCCCAGATGAATATGTGATCCCGTACGGAAGCGACAAGGCAAAGATCTCCCTGGATTTCTTCAATACACTAAAGGATAAAAAAGACGGGAAGCTTATCCTTGTAACGGCAACTACGCCCACCGCGGCAGGAGAGGGTAAGACCACCGTTACGATTGGCCTCACCCAGGGGCTCGTGAAGCACGGCAAAAAAGCCATGACATGCCTCAGAGAGCCTTCGCTCGGCCCATGCTTCGGAGTAAAGGGCGGAGCAGCCGGCGGCGGTTACTCACAGGTCCTTCCGATGGAATCGATCAATCTACACTTCACCGGTGACATACATGCGATAGGAACAGCACATAACCTCCTCTCCGCTATGATCGACAATCACCTTCAGCAGGGCAACCAGCTCAACATAGACCCGCGCAGGATAGTGTGGCGCAGGGCCATGGACATGAATGACCGTGCCCTCCGCAACATAGTTATAGGGCTTGGCGGGACTGCACACGGCGTTCCGCGTGAAACGGGTTTTGACATTACTGTGGCATCGGAAGTCATGGCTATCTTCTGCCTCGCGGACAGCCTTGAGGACCTTAAGGCACGCCTCGGCAAAATAGTCGTAGCATACACGTATGACAGCAAGCCCGTAACGGCGCATGACATAAAGGCAGAGGGGGCTATGACGGCGCTTCTCCGAGATGCCATCAACCCCAACCTTGTTCAGACGATCGAAGGCGTCCCGGCTTTCGTACACGGCGGCCCCTTCGCTAACATCGCCCACGGGACAAATACTGTCACAGCAACGAGGATGGCCCTAAAACTTTCCGATTACGTCGTAACGGAAGCCGGATTTGCCTCAGACCTCGGAGCTGAGAAGTTCATGGACATCGTCTCCCGCTATGCGGGCTTCAACCCCCATGCAGTAGTGATAGTCACAACTGTCCGCGCGCTCAAGCTTCACGGCGGAGCGGCGAAGGATCAGCTTAAGTCGGAGAACATCGAGGCCCTTAAAAAAGGCATCCCGAACCTGGAAGCTCATATCAAAAATATGAAGCAGTTCGGGGTTCCGGTAGTCGTAGCGCTCAACCGTTTTGTAGATGACACAGACGAGGAACTCAGGCTTGTCCAAGAAGCTGCTCTTAACCTTGGAGCAAGGATCTCCCTTGCCGAAGTATGGGCAAAGGGCGGAGATGGTGCCCTTGACCTCGCTGGCCAAGTGCTTCACATGATCGACAATGAGAAAAACGAATATCGCCCTCTCTACGGACTTGATATGCCGCTTAAAGAGAAGATCCGTACCATAGCAACGAAGGTCTACGGGGCGGATGACGCGGTATATGAGGACAAGGCATCAAAGACTCTCAAGGAACTTGAGGATATGGGATACGGCAACCTCCCCGTCTGTATGGCGAAGACCCAGATGTCACTCTCAGATGACGCAGCGGTAAAAGGCAGACCGACGAACTTCAAGATAACTGTACGTGAGGTCCGCCTCTCTGCCGGGGCGGGATTCATAGTAGCCATCTGCGGAGCGATGATGACAATGCCCGGACTTCCCAAAACCCCGGCAGCCGAAAAGATCGACGTAGACAACCAGGGCCGCATAACAGGCCTCTTCTAA
- the nadA gene encoding quinolinate synthase NadA encodes MTKVRQRIKELKKEKDVAILAHYYVPDEVQDIADHVGDSYYLSTVASQLRQKVILFCGVSFMAESVKILNPGKTVLMPDLTADCPMAHMASTEEIKRIRGRYGDLSVVCYINSTAEIKACSDVCVTSSNALKVIRSIPEKNILFIPDKNLGRYISKQVSEKNFIFNDGFCYVHDGIKAEDIMDLKRLHPHAKVVAHPECREEAAVLSDYVGSTSGIIDYIGKNPSEEIIVCTESGIFYELQKRRPGIKLYTPSKCTLCGDMKKNTPEKVLRALEEPCHEIHVDEALAVKALRPLKNMLRYAKGGQTK; translated from the coding sequence ATGACAAAAGTTAGACAAAGGATCAAGGAACTCAAAAAAGAGAAGGACGTTGCGATACTTGCGCATTATTATGTGCCGGACGAAGTGCAGGATATTGCCGACCATGTCGGTGATTCTTACTATCTGAGCACTGTAGCTTCACAGCTTAGGCAAAAAGTGATACTTTTCTGCGGTGTTTCGTTCATGGCGGAAAGCGTAAAGATACTGAACCCGGGAAAAACTGTCCTGATGCCTGATCTGACCGCAGATTGTCCGATGGCGCACATGGCCTCGACGGAGGAGATCAAAAGAATACGAGGCAGGTATGGAGATCTTTCCGTAGTCTGTTACATAAACTCGACCGCAGAAATAAAAGCCTGTTCTGACGTATGCGTCACTTCTTCTAATGCACTGAAGGTCATCAGGTCAATACCTGAGAAAAACATCCTCTTCATACCCGACAAGAATCTTGGAAGATATATATCAAAACAGGTGTCCGAGAAAAACTTTATTTTCAATGATGGTTTTTGTTACGTGCACGACGGGATCAAAGCAGAAGATATTATGGACCTCAAAAGGCTCCATCCTCATGCCAAGGTCGTCGCCCACCCGGAATGCAGGGAGGAGGCGGCAGTCCTTTCAGATTACGTCGGAAGCACTTCCGGCATCATTGATTACATTGGAAAAAACCCATCTGAAGAAATTATTGTCTGTACAGAGAGCGGGATATTCTATGAACTTCAAAAGAGGAGACCGGGAATAAAGCTGTATACCCCCTCAAAGTGCACATTATGCGGTGATATGAAGAAGAACACTCCTGAAAAAGTCCTCAGAGCTCTTGAGGAGCCGTGTCATGAGATCCATGTCGATGAGGCTCTTGCGGTTAAAGCCCTTCGTCCTCTAAAAAATATGCTCAGATATGCAAAAGGCGGACAGACAAAATGA
- a CDS encoding L-aspartate oxidase, which produces MKKFDVVIVGTGVSGLFTALNLNRDKNIAILTKSTLDETDSFLAQGGICVQADDDDFESFMEDTLRAGHYENNREAVAVMIRQSKEVIGDLIRLGVKFDRDGDSFSYTREAAHSRPRILHCKDRTGSEINGRLLKKVLEMENVTIMEKTTVTDILTDGNRCCGVIVRGPDGNYENFCSHVTVFATGGIGGLFERSTNFSHLTGDALAIAIKHGIKIKDINYIQVHPTSLYTEEQGRAFLISEAVRGEGAVLIDREGNRFTDELQPRDVVTKKIYEQMEKDKMPYVRLCLKGHVRADIANRFPTIYEYCLKHGYDITSEPIPIVPAQHYFMGGIETDLNGRTSMDSLYAAGETACNGVHGKNRLASNSLLESLVFSKRAAQDINNNWQIREHPNFPEPPQISCEEQILKDKNMVISEIRRGEKDAEQH; this is translated from the coding sequence ATGAAAAAATTTGATGTTGTCATCGTCGGAACGGGAGTTTCGGGGCTTTTCACTGCGCTCAACCTTAATAGGGACAAAAATATCGCCATACTGACCAAATCAACCCTTGATGAGACAGACTCATTCCTGGCGCAGGGCGGCATATGCGTTCAGGCCGATGATGATGATTTCGAAAGTTTCATGGAGGACACGCTCCGGGCCGGACACTATGAAAACAACAGGGAAGCTGTTGCGGTCATGATAAGGCAATCCAAAGAAGTGATAGGGGACCTGATCCGTCTGGGGGTCAAATTTGACCGCGATGGGGACAGCTTTTCATATACAAGGGAGGCTGCCCATTCCAGGCCCAGGATACTCCACTGCAAAGACAGGACCGGCAGTGAGATAAACGGCAGACTGCTTAAAAAAGTCCTTGAAATGGAAAATGTGACAATAATGGAAAAGACAACTGTCACAGACATATTGACCGATGGAAACCGCTGCTGCGGAGTGATAGTCAGGGGACCCGATGGAAATTATGAAAATTTCTGCTCTCATGTGACGGTCTTTGCAACCGGAGGAATAGGGGGACTCTTTGAACGGTCCACAAATTTTTCTCATCTTACCGGAGATGCGCTTGCCATTGCGATAAAACACGGGATAAAGATCAAAGACATAAATTATATACAGGTACATCCCACATCACTCTACACAGAGGAGCAGGGGAGGGCATTTCTTATCTCGGAGGCAGTCAGGGGAGAAGGCGCTGTTCTCATAGACAGAGAGGGCAACAGATTTACCGATGAGCTTCAGCCACGCGACGTGGTAACGAAAAAAATATACGAACAGATGGAAAAGGACAAAATGCCCTACGTGCGCCTCTGTTTGAAGGGGCATGTAAGGGCCGACATAGCCAATAGGTTCCCCACGATCTATGAGTACTGCCTAAAACACGGCTATGACATAACCAGCGAGCCCATACCCATTGTCCCGGCGCAGCACTACTTTATGGGCGGCATAGAGACGGACCTGAACGGGAGGACATCTATGGACTCCCTCTACGCAGCGGGAGAGACAGCCTGCAACGGAGTTCACGGCAAAAACCGCCTTGCGAGCAACTCACTGCTGGAGAGTCTGGTATTCAGCAAAAGGGCTGCGCAGGACATAAATAATAACTGGCAGATAAGGGAGCATCCCAATTTTCCCGAACCGCCTCAAATATCCTGCGAAGAGCAGATCCTCAAAGATAAAAATATGGTAATCAGCGAGATCAGAAGGGGAGAGAAGGATGCAGAACAACATTGA
- the nadC gene encoding carboxylating nicotinate-nucleotide diphosphorylase — MQNNIDCLILSALREDISHEDITTNAVIKEYTKGRVKLICKQDGVIAGLHVFERVFKLLDDGIKISLHFKDGDTVKNGDIAAEVEGDIRTILSCERTALNFIQRMSGIATHTRKIADMLEGSGIRLLDTRKTTPNNRIFEKYAVRVGGGNNHRFNLSDGIMLKDNHIAAAGGVRQAIALARKYAPFVHKIEVETEDLGMVRDALEAKADIIMLDNMSVADMKKAVKMINGRALTECSGNVTAEKIAAIKEAGVDYISCGVLTYNSSILDMSLKNLERTD; from the coding sequence ATGCAGAACAACATTGACTGCCTCATACTGTCGGCACTTCGCGAAGACATATCGCATGAGGACATCACTACAAACGCCGTAATAAAAGAGTACACAAAAGGCAGGGTAAAGCTGATCTGTAAGCAGGATGGCGTGATAGCGGGCCTCCATGTCTTTGAGCGCGTATTCAAGCTTCTGGATGACGGAATAAAGATCAGCCTTCATTTCAAAGACGGAGATACAGTGAAAAACGGTGATATCGCAGCTGAGGTCGAGGGTGACATACGGACGATACTTTCCTGCGAAAGGACTGCCCTGAACTTTATTCAGAGGATGAGCGGGATAGCCACCCATACGAGAAAGATAGCTGATATGCTTGAGGGCAGCGGGATCAGGCTGCTTGACACCAGAAAAACAACTCCAAACAACAGGATATTCGAAAAATATGCGGTAAGGGTGGGAGGAGGGAATAATCACAGGTTCAACCTCTCTGACGGAATAATGCTGAAGGACAACCACATTGCGGCAGCCGGAGGAGTCAGGCAGGCCATCGCCCTCGCAAGGAAGTATGCCCCCTTTGTCCATAAGATAGAGGTTGAAACCGAAGATCTCGGAATGGTCAGGGATGCGCTTGAGGCAAAAGCGGATATAATTATGCTGGACAACATGAGTGTAGCGGATATGAAAAAAGCAGTAAAAATGATAAACGGCAGGGCACTCACCGAGTGTTCCGGAAACGTCACGGCCGAAAAGATAGCCGCGATAAAAGAAGCAGGGGTTGACTACATCTCCTGTGGAGTTCTTACCTACAATTCTTCTATACTTGACATGTCGTTAAAAAACCTGGAAAGGACAGACTGA
- a CDS encoding transcription repressor NadR, translating into MNGEKRRERILEQLKENRMPLSGVRLAEMHGVSRQVIVQDIALLRAQKHDILSTSSGYMLQSPVRPQRFFYVVHDDESILDELFTIVDLGGRIVDVRVEHQAYGSFAADLNVKSRKDAEKLMESISAGRSRPLKNLTQNRHSHLVEAETEEDLDIIESELCRKGYLCN; encoded by the coding sequence ATGAACGGAGAAAAGAGAAGGGAAAGGATACTTGAGCAGCTTAAGGAGAACAGGATGCCGCTCTCCGGGGTCCGCCTTGCCGAAATGCACGGCGTGAGCCGGCAGGTCATTGTTCAGGATATTGCACTGCTCAGGGCTCAAAAGCACGATATCCTTTCCACAAGTTCCGGCTACATGCTTCAGAGTCCTGTAAGGCCCCAAAGGTTTTTTTATGTAGTCCACGATGATGAGAGCATACTCGACGAACTTTTCACGATAGTTGACCTGGGCGGACGTATAGTGGACGTCAGGGTAGAGCATCAGGCGTACGGCAGCTTTGCCGCGGACTTAAACGTCAAGTCGAGAAAAGACGCCGAAAAACTGATGGAAAGCATCTCAGCAGGCAGAAGCCGCCCTCTGAAAAATCTGACCCAGAACCGCCACTCCCACCTGGTAGAAGCTGAGACCGAAGAGGACCTGGACATCATAGAAAGTGAGCTGTGCAGAAAAGGATACCTCTGCAATTGA